Proteins co-encoded in one Nitrospira sp. genomic window:
- a CDS encoding CBS domain-containing protein, translating to MPKRVRTGLTRSDILDRYVERFKQQLVKFQPFLSRKRGSASLEDFDEAAEELIGQVFGAASDESESYFYAKTGESAILPEEAQESGTHNIERESLHQRRHVLESCLADLELRRRLHATRTGKGIETAFVKDYMSHDVRSIHKDATIKQGGQLLQKHKVGSLIVDDGSRYIGIITDSDLIRRAVAKGLDPNTATVASCMSRSLITIEEDESLADAMSLMKKQGIRHLPVTADATIIGVLSVSDLLRAFEDQRST from the coding sequence ATGCCGAAACGAGTTCGTACAGGGTTGACACGGAGTGATATTCTCGATCGGTATGTCGAGCGGTTTAAACAGCAGCTCGTCAAATTTCAACCCTTTCTCTCACGTAAGCGAGGGTCGGCGTCGCTTGAAGATTTCGACGAAGCGGCGGAAGAATTGATCGGCCAGGTATTCGGCGCAGCCTCGGATGAATCCGAGTCGTATTTCTATGCGAAAACAGGGGAATCGGCCATCCTGCCAGAAGAAGCCCAAGAAAGCGGAACCCATAATATCGAGCGGGAGAGTCTCCATCAGCGACGACACGTACTGGAAAGCTGCTTGGCCGATCTTGAATTGCGTCGTCGATTGCACGCCACGAGGACGGGGAAGGGAATCGAGACTGCATTTGTCAAAGACTATATGTCCCATGATGTGCGGAGCATCCATAAAGACGCGACGATCAAACAGGGCGGACAATTGTTACAGAAGCACAAGGTCGGTTCGCTAATTGTGGACGACGGGTCCCGCTATATCGGCATCATCACCGATTCCGATCTCATCCGCAGAGCGGTGGCCAAAGGGCTCGATCCCAATACGGCGACCGTCGCCAGCTGTATGAGTCGGTCGCTCATCACGATCGAGGAAGACGAGTCCTTAGCCGATGCCATGTCGCTGATGAAGAAACAGGGAATTCGCCACTTGCCCGTCACCGCCGACGCGACCATTATCGGGGTTCTTTCCGTGTCCGATCTCCTCCGTGCTTTCGAAGATCAGAGATCTACCTAG
- a CDS encoding IS3 family transposase (programmed frameshift) — translation MSDGKKRTVHSAEFKAKVGMEAVRGVKTLNEIGQQYGVHPVVVGQWKKELIERAATLFDRKRGPKPAAYADEERLYGEIGRLKMELDWLKKKVRTMSGDTRMGWIDRGEVLAIAQQCELAGVARATFYGRQTPREESEEDLLLWGLIDEEFTRRPFYGSRRMVVYLARQGYAVNRKRVQRLMRLMGLAGMAPGPSTSVTHPGHQVYPYLLRGIEVSRPNQVWSTDITYIRLARGFVYLVAIIDWYSRRVLAWRISNSMDTSFCIDCLEDALSLVGKPEIFNSDQGSQFTSAVFTDVLKREGLAISMDGRGRALDNIFVERLWRSVKYEEVYLKGYGTVTELTLGLAEYFAFYNGERPHQSLDNRTPNTVYADGQGGGASIPNYVGGRTGQRCSAAIEMMGVA, via the exons ATGAGTGACGGCAAGAAGCGCACAGTGCACAGCGCGGAGTTCAAGGCGAAGGTTGGGATGGAAGCGGTGCGAGGAGTGAAGACGCTTAACGAGATTGGACAGCAGTACGGAGTCCATCCAGTGGTCGTCGGGCAGTGGAAGAAGGAGCTTATTGAGAGGGCGGCCACGTTGTTCGACCGTAAGCGCGGGCCAAAGCCAGCGGCGTATGCCGACGAAGAGCGCCTGTATGGGGAGATCGGGCGGCTGAAGATGGAGCTGGACTGGCTCAA AAAAAAAGTCCGGACTATGAGCGGCGACACGCGAATGGGCTGGATAGACCGAGGCGAGGTCCTGGCGATCGCGCAGCAATGCGAACTGGCCGGGGTGGCGCGAGCCACCTTCTACGGACGGCAGACGCCACGCGAGGAATCCGAGGAGGATCTGTTGCTGTGGGGCCTGATTGATGAGGAGTTCACGCGGCGACCGTTTTACGGCAGCCGGCGGATGGTCGTGTATCTGGCGCGCCAGGGGTACGCCGTCAACCGCAAGCGGGTGCAGCGGCTGATGCGCCTGATGGGCTTGGCAGGGATGGCCCCGGGACCTTCAACGAGCGTGACGCATCCTGGCCATCAAGTCTATCCCTACCTGCTACGCGGCATCGAGGTCAGCCGGCCGAATCAGGTCTGGAGCACGGACATCACCTACATCCGGCTGGCGCGCGGCTTCGTGTATCTGGTGGCGATCATCGACTGGTACTCGCGGCGGGTCCTGGCCTGGCGGATCAGCAACAGCATGGACACGTCGTTCTGCATCGACTGCCTAGAGGACGCGCTGAGCCTCGTGGGCAAGCCGGAAATCTTCAACAGTGACCAAGGCTCGCAGTTCACAAGCGCGGTGTTCACGGACGTCCTCAAGCGAGAAGGCCTCGCCATCAGCATGGATGGGCGCGGCCGCGCCCTGGATAACATCTTCGTCGAACGGCTGTGGCGCAGCGTCAAGTACGAGGAGGTGTATCTGAAGGGATACGGCACGGTCACCGAGCTGACCCTTGGCCTGGCGGAATATTTCGCGTTCTACAACGGAGAGCGCCCGCACCAGTCGCTGGACAACCGGACGCCGAACACGGTGTATGCCGATGGCCAGGGCGGTGGGGCGAGTATCCCCAATTATGTCGGCGGAAGGACAGGGCAGCGCTGCTCCGCTGCGATTGAAATGATGGGCGTAGCTTAA
- a CDS encoding ABC-F family ATP-binding cassette domain-containing protein: MPPAMLLSCESLGKSYGVKPLFTDLSLGLCDGDHVGLIGPNGSGKSTLLKILAGIEDPDRGTRSVRRQLRIGYVPQEPSFVEGHSVEDALAQVLLDDGLDPHEQGGRIARALSLGGFVRADQAVSTLSGGWKKRLAIARSLMLEPDVLLLDEPTNHLDVEGILWLEGLLKAEPHAFIVISHDRRFLEAVTTRVWELNRQYPNGLFEAKGRYSEFLEQRDAALQAQADYQSSLANRVRREVEWLRRGPKARTTKAKSRIDSAGRLIDELNDMESRQSKGPAGIDFTASGRRSKKLIEVIGLGKSLGAQLIIRNLDLQLGPGERVGLLGPNGSGKSTLLKLLAGTLTPDAGTITRADRLRVVTFEQHRESLDQQATLRRALAPAGGDAVVYQERSVHLVSWAKRFLFKPEQLDLPVSRLSGGEQARLLIARLMLQPADVLILDEPTNDLDIPTLDVLEDSLLEFTGALVLVTHDRWLLDRVSTRLLALDGTGRAEWFADYAQWEAVQGRTTPEDRKSQSSKGNSTQGGRSKRKGLSYKEQGEWDQIEARIQEAEATVAACQVRANDPSIASSPADLQERYTVLHAAQADVERLYARWAELDAKRAHAVGNTQP; the protein is encoded by the coding sequence ATGCCACCGGCCATGCTGCTCAGTTGTGAATCCCTAGGAAAGAGCTACGGGGTGAAGCCCTTGTTCACCGACCTGTCGCTTGGGCTCTGCGACGGCGATCATGTCGGACTGATCGGGCCCAACGGGTCCGGGAAATCTACCTTGCTCAAGATTCTGGCCGGGATTGAGGATCCGGATCGTGGTACCAGATCTGTTCGACGGCAGCTCCGGATCGGCTATGTGCCGCAAGAGCCCTCGTTTGTGGAGGGTCATTCGGTTGAAGATGCCCTGGCCCAAGTGCTGCTCGATGACGGGCTGGATCCCCATGAGCAGGGTGGGCGCATTGCCAGGGCCCTCAGTCTTGGCGGGTTTGTCCGCGCTGATCAGGCGGTGTCCACGCTGTCGGGTGGATGGAAGAAACGGCTGGCGATCGCACGGTCGCTGATGCTGGAACCAGACGTGCTGCTTCTGGACGAGCCGACCAACCATCTGGATGTTGAGGGGATTCTCTGGCTTGAAGGTCTGCTGAAGGCTGAGCCCCATGCCTTCATCGTTATCAGTCACGACCGCCGCTTCTTAGAAGCGGTCACCACGCGAGTCTGGGAATTGAACCGCCAATACCCCAATGGTCTCTTTGAGGCCAAGGGGCGGTACAGCGAGTTTTTGGAGCAGCGCGACGCCGCGTTGCAGGCGCAGGCCGACTATCAATCATCGTTAGCCAATCGAGTTCGTCGGGAAGTGGAATGGCTTCGGCGAGGGCCGAAAGCTCGTACGACCAAGGCCAAATCCAGGATTGATTCGGCTGGCCGGCTTATTGACGAACTGAATGATATGGAGTCTCGGCAATCGAAGGGGCCGGCCGGGATCGACTTCACCGCTTCTGGACGACGGTCCAAGAAATTGATCGAGGTGATCGGTCTGGGGAAGTCGTTGGGTGCGCAACTGATCATACGCAATCTGGATCTGCAACTGGGGCCGGGCGAGCGGGTTGGACTGCTGGGTCCGAATGGGAGCGGCAAGTCGACATTGCTCAAACTCCTGGCTGGCACGTTGACGCCTGATGCCGGAACCATCACCCGCGCCGACCGGCTGCGCGTGGTGACCTTCGAGCAACATCGAGAATCCTTGGACCAGCAAGCCACGTTACGGCGGGCTCTCGCTCCAGCTGGTGGCGATGCGGTCGTCTATCAAGAGCGGTCTGTGCATCTCGTGTCATGGGCCAAGCGCTTCCTCTTCAAGCCGGAGCAACTGGATTTGCCGGTCTCTCGTTTGTCTGGTGGAGAGCAGGCGCGGTTGCTCATTGCCCGGTTAATGCTTCAGCCTGCGGATGTCTTGATCCTCGACGAGCCCACGAATGATTTGGATATTCCCACGCTCGATGTGTTGGAAGACAGCCTATTGGAATTCACCGGGGCGCTCGTACTCGTGACGCACGATCGATGGCTGCTGGATCGTGTGTCTACCAGACTGCTTGCGCTAGATGGGACGGGCCGCGCCGAATGGTTCGCTGACTATGCCCAATGGGAAGCCGTACAGGGGAGAACCACCCCAGAAGACAGAAAATCTCAGAGCTCAAAAGGGAACTCCACGCAAGGGGGACGGTCCAAACGGAAAGGTTTGTCATACAAAGAACAAGGGGAATGGGACCAGATTGAGGCGAGAATCCAAGAAGCAGAGGCGACCGTCGCCGCGTGCCAGGTTAGGGCGAATGATCCGTCCATTGCCTCCTCTCCCGCCGATCTACAGGAGCGGTATACGGTACTCCATGCTGCCCAGGCCGACGTTGAACGCCTCTATGCCCGCTGGGCCGAACTGGACGCAAAACGTGCCCACGCGGTCGGCAACACGCAACCGTAA
- the glnA gene encoding type I glutamate--ammonia ligase gives MNVREVLEFAKKNKVRMVDLKFVDLPGVWQHMTIPISELTEDLFKDGSGLDGSSIRGWKAINNSDLLLVPDPATACLDPFTAVPTLSLTGNVVEPISRENYERDPRYIAQKAEKYLQSTKIGDNSFWGPEAEFFIFDHARYDQTSHSGFYYLDSEEGAWNMGQEGVNLGGKIRHKQGYFPVAPTDTQQDIRSEMVLEMEKVGIEVEKHHHETATAGQAEIDIRFDTLVRTADKMMLYKYIVKNVARRHGKTVTFMPKPVFSDAGSGMHTHQSIWKDGKPLFAGKDYAGISQLCLYYIGGILKHAPALAAFTNPTTNSYKRITPGFEAPVLLAYSSRNRSAGVRIPMYSPSPKAKRIEVRFPDPSCNPYLAFSAMLMAGLDGIQNKINPGEPAEKDLYDLDPKEAASIPTMPGSLDEAINNLEKDYQFLLKGEVFTEDLIEAWIGYKRSKEIDPMRLRPHPYEFFLYYDV, from the coding sequence ATGAATGTGCGCGAGGTGTTGGAGTTTGCGAAAAAAAACAAGGTCCGGATGGTGGATCTGAAATTCGTGGATTTGCCCGGCGTGTGGCAGCATATGACCATTCCCATAAGCGAGCTGACGGAAGACCTGTTCAAAGACGGGTCCGGTCTCGATGGATCGTCGATCCGCGGCTGGAAGGCCATTAACAACAGCGACTTGTTACTTGTGCCGGATCCTGCCACGGCGTGCCTGGATCCGTTTACCGCGGTGCCGACGCTCAGCTTGACCGGCAATGTTGTGGAGCCAATTTCTCGCGAAAACTATGAACGCGATCCCCGATATATTGCCCAAAAGGCGGAGAAGTATCTGCAGAGTACGAAGATCGGCGACAATTCATTCTGGGGGCCAGAAGCCGAATTTTTCATTTTTGACCATGCCCGATACGATCAAACCAGTCACAGCGGCTTCTATTATCTCGATTCGGAAGAAGGCGCCTGGAACATGGGGCAAGAGGGAGTCAACCTGGGGGGAAAGATCCGCCATAAGCAAGGGTACTTCCCGGTGGCGCCGACTGACACCCAGCAAGATATCCGGAGTGAAATGGTGTTGGAGATGGAAAAGGTCGGCATTGAGGTGGAAAAGCACCATCACGAGACGGCCACGGCCGGCCAGGCTGAGATTGATATTCGATTCGACACGCTCGTGCGGACCGCGGATAAAATGATGCTGTACAAGTATATCGTCAAAAACGTGGCGCGTCGCCATGGGAAGACGGTGACCTTTATGCCCAAGCCGGTGTTCAGCGATGCGGGGTCCGGCATGCATACGCACCAGAGTATCTGGAAGGATGGAAAACCCCTGTTTGCCGGGAAAGACTATGCCGGGATTTCGCAGCTTTGTTTGTATTATATCGGCGGCATCCTGAAGCATGCGCCGGCACTGGCGGCGTTTACGAATCCGACGACGAATTCGTACAAGCGCATCACGCCGGGATTCGAAGCGCCGGTGCTGCTGGCCTATTCCAGCCGGAACCGGTCGGCCGGTGTCCGGATTCCCATGTATTCCCCTAGCCCAAAAGCCAAGCGGATTGAAGTGAGATTTCCCGATCCTTCCTGTAATCCGTATTTGGCCTTTTCTGCAATGCTCATGGCAGGGCTCGATGGTATTCAGAATAAGATCAACCCCGGTGAGCCGGCAGAAAAAGACCTCTACGACCTTGACCCCAAGGAGGCGGCGAGCATTCCGACCATGCCCGGGAGTCTCGATGAGGCGATCAACAACCTCGAGAAGGATTATCAGTTTCTGCTCAAGGGTGAGGTGTTTACCGAGGATCTGATCGAGGCCTGGATCGGCTATAAGCGGAGCAAGGAGATCGATCCGATGCGTCTGCGTCCGCATCCGTACGAATTTTTTCTCTATTACGACGTCTAG
- a CDS encoding tetratricopeptide repeat protein — protein MLQQMSSSEFYERGLVLMELRMFHPAIDDFQTVAKDARYAGKAYVPMALCLKAIGQQEEAVAAFRQAIMSPMVSPVEQHHILYQLGQTLESLGRWAESLEVYGWIRKGDPGFRDVAQRMKYMSSGKGRLYSRIRNWWGGLVNGVRTRRGALSPHMQPVLDQTGQWSDWPVEMRTHPDRSGISRSLSSDEVVGIYVQSGSPSGRMSL, from the coding sequence ATGCTTCAACAGATGTCTTCATCCGAGTTCTATGAACGAGGGTTGGTGCTCATGGAGTTGCGCATGTTCCATCCAGCGATCGATGATTTTCAAACAGTTGCCAAAGACGCTCGATATGCGGGGAAAGCGTATGTGCCTATGGCCCTGTGTTTAAAAGCCATTGGCCAGCAGGAAGAAGCGGTCGCGGCATTTCGACAAGCGATCATGTCGCCTATGGTCTCACCCGTCGAACAACACCATATCCTCTACCAACTGGGGCAGACGTTGGAATCGTTAGGCCGTTGGGCAGAAAGCCTTGAGGTGTACGGTTGGATCCGCAAAGGAGATCCAGGGTTTCGTGATGTGGCCCAACGGATGAAGTATATGAGTTCCGGTAAAGGCAGGCTCTATTCACGGATTCGCAATTGGTGGGGGGGGTTGGTGAACGGGGTCCGCACTCGTCGCGGAGCACTGTCTCCGCATATGCAGCCTGTCCTGGACCAGACAGGGCAATGGTCAGATTGGCCTGTGGAAATGCGCACACACCCTGACAGATCTGGAATCAGCCGTTCTTTGTCATCTGATGAGGTAGTCGGAATCTACGTTCAATCGGGCAGTCCAAGCGGAAGAATGAGCCTATAG